A window from Cerasicoccus sp. TK19100 encodes these proteins:
- a CDS encoding Rne/Rng family ribonuclease: protein MTQSTKNTDTIDPKTHEELQKPPKEEIIEHIPAEKLKKESRSRAKKQPILQKIARALSAQKHEPYRELIINAEPLETRVALLVDGVLDKFEVERTGEQRMVGAIFKGKIQNLENGLKAAFVDIGQPKNAFLHYWDIIPGAQEDNSIEIVRDTRSEEKRNKKIEKPNLKDIPKMFPIGTEIILQITKGQIGSKGPRTTTNLAIPGRFLVLMPFSGQCGVSRKIDNKEERDRLKTILRGLKIPEGMGVIIRTAGEGKKTRYFVRDLYMLLKKWEDIQHRLKTQDAPCMLYQEPDIIERTVRDFLTENIDRVLVDSDQRHKAMIESVNQISPRSRRKIAHFTDDIPIFERFNIERQIEQTFQRRVPLPGGGEIVIEETEALVAIDVNTGGHRGKDKDGKNYIVNVNLEAASEIARQIRLRNIGGLIIMDFIDMKAKKDRNAVLGRMRKEMAMDKAKSHILPISPLGIMQMTRQRHSESHSSGIYEGCPYCSGKGIVKSPRSMSVEIQRRLVSIIRHVRAGDQNVGRELSLRVLIHPTNLERLRREDAQHLVDIEKAYNVQLSFRADPAYHVENFRILDAETGKEMR, encoded by the coding sequence ATGACTCAATCAACCAAGAACACTGATACCATCGACCCCAAAACCCACGAAGAACTCCAGAAACCCCCGAAAGAAGAAATTATCGAACATATTCCGGCGGAAAAGCTGAAGAAAGAATCACGCTCTCGCGCCAAGAAACAACCTATTCTCCAAAAAATCGCACGCGCCTTGTCTGCCCAAAAGCACGAACCCTATCGCGAACTGATCATCAACGCCGAACCGCTCGAGACGCGCGTCGCCCTGCTGGTGGACGGTGTTCTGGACAAGTTCGAAGTCGAGCGCACCGGCGAGCAGCGCATGGTCGGTGCCATCTTCAAGGGTAAGATTCAGAATCTGGAAAACGGCCTCAAGGCCGCCTTCGTTGACATCGGTCAACCCAAGAACGCATTCCTGCACTACTGGGACATCATTCCTGGCGCGCAGGAAGACAACTCGATCGAAATTGTCCGCGACACCCGCTCTGAGGAAAAGCGCAACAAGAAGATCGAAAAGCCGAATCTCAAGGACATTCCCAAGATGTTCCCGATCGGCACGGAGATCATCCTACAGATCACCAAGGGGCAAATCGGCTCCAAGGGCCCGCGCACCACGACGAATCTCGCCATCCCTGGCCGCTTCCTCGTGCTTATGCCGTTCAGCGGCCAGTGCGGTGTTTCCCGCAAAATCGATAACAAGGAAGAGCGCGACCGCCTGAAGACCATTCTCCGCGGGCTCAAGATTCCCGAGGGCATGGGCGTCATCATTCGCACCGCCGGTGAGGGCAAGAAGACGCGCTATTTCGTGCGCGACCTCTACATGCTCCTCAAGAAATGGGAGGATATCCAGCACCGCCTCAAGACGCAGGATGCACCCTGCATGCTTTACCAGGAGCCGGATATCATCGAGCGCACCGTGCGTGACTTCCTCACCGAAAACATCGACCGCGTGCTCGTCGACAGCGACCAGCGCCACAAGGCGATGATCGAGTCGGTCAACCAGATTTCCCCGCGCTCGCGCCGCAAGATCGCGCACTTCACGGACGACATTCCGATCTTCGAGCGCTTCAACATCGAGCGCCAGATCGAGCAGACCTTCCAGCGTCGCGTGCCGCTGCCTGGCGGCGGTGAGATCGTCATCGAAGAGACCGAGGCCCTCGTCGCGATCGACGTCAATACCGGCGGTCACCGTGGCAAGGACAAGGACGGCAAGAATTACATCGTCAACGTGAACCTGGAGGCGGCGTCTGAGATCGCCCGCCAGATTCGCCTGCGCAACATCGGTGGCCTGATCATCATGGACTTCATCGACATGAAGGCCAAGAAGGACCGCAACGCCGTGCTCGGCCGCATGCGCAAGGAGATGGCGATGGACAAGGCCAAGAGCCATATTCTGCCCATCAGCCCGCTCGGCATCATGCAGATGACGCGTCAGCGCCACTCGGAGAGCCACAGCTCGGGCATCTACGAAGGCTGCCCGTATTGCTCCGGCAAAGGCATCGTCAAGAGCCCGCGCAGCATGAGTGTGGAGATTCAGCGTCGCCTGGTGTCGATCATCCGCCACGTCCGCGCGGGTGATCAAAATGTCGGCCGCGAGCTGAGCCTCCGCGTGCTGATTCACCCGACAAACCTCGAGCGCCTGCGTCGCGAAGACGCCCAGCACTTGGTCGACATCGAAAAGGCCTACAACGTCCAGTTGTCCTTCCGCGCCGACCCGGCCTACCACGTGGAGAACTTCCGCATCCTCGACGCCGAAACCGGCAAGGAGATGCGCTAG
- a CDS encoding FtsW/RodA/SpoVE family cell cycle protein, with protein sequence MPPVVHTVTELIRQFPLRRFMHFGEEHRSDWISPICMAILGVMGVFFIYSAQKYLGGGAWKMQILWLVIGAVAYTVVSLVNYKFYLENAHIFYWASVALLAPLALQAIIYDVGSSQGIAALKSFKIPLVETRWGSTRWIDFGPMSIQPSEIAKIGALMMVASLLARSEVGTFRESIKVLIKVGIAFSIPVFLIFLQPDLGSSLVFPPMVFSLLYVSKLSEKFFATVFGLFLLAVALVAVDVYRYQDFMKENGYDPLRDTGRYEEQSLLPLKDYQRNRILAFAAPSVVDPRGTGVAWNLNQSLYAVAGGGLTGKGLGEGTQAKLGYLPPTVATNDFIFAVLAEESGYVGALIVLTLFFVLVANGIRIAGMSRDRFGALLAVGVSVILMIHVFINIGMTIGLMPITGLPLPFLSYGGSFVLSCCILQGLIQSVYRYRRDFS encoded by the coding sequence ATGCCGCCCGTTGTTCACACCGTTACGGAGTTAATCCGTCAATTTCCCCTTCGCCGTTTCATGCACTTTGGCGAAGAGCATCGCAGCGACTGGATTAGCCCGATTTGCATGGCGATTTTGGGCGTCATGGGGGTGTTTTTCATTTATTCGGCGCAAAAATACCTGGGCGGCGGTGCCTGGAAGATGCAGATTCTCTGGCTGGTTATTGGTGCGGTGGCATACACCGTCGTCTCGCTGGTTAACTATAAATTTTACCTCGAAAACGCCCACATATTTTACTGGGCGAGTGTGGCGCTGCTGGCACCGCTGGCCCTGCAGGCAATCATATATGACGTAGGCTCCAGTCAGGGGATTGCCGCCTTAAAATCCTTCAAAATCCCTCTGGTGGAAACGCGTTGGGGGTCCACGCGCTGGATTGACTTCGGGCCCATGTCGATCCAGCCCTCGGAAATTGCCAAAATCGGGGCGCTGATGATGGTCGCCAGCCTGCTCGCCCGTTCAGAGGTAGGGACGTTCCGGGAGTCGATTAAGGTCTTGATAAAAGTGGGGATAGCATTTTCAATCCCAGTGTTTTTGATTTTCCTGCAGCCCGATTTAGGGTCTTCGCTGGTTTTTCCTCCAATGGTCTTCAGCCTGCTTTACGTTTCCAAGTTATCGGAGAAGTTCTTTGCTACGGTTTTCGGTTTATTCCTCCTGGCAGTGGCTTTGGTAGCTGTGGATGTGTACCGGTATCAGGACTTCATGAAGGAAAACGGGTATGACCCGTTGCGGGACACGGGTCGCTACGAGGAGCAGTCCTTGTTGCCGCTCAAGGATTATCAACGTAACCGGATCCTGGCCTTTGCCGCACCCTCGGTCGTAGACCCGCGGGGCACTGGTGTGGCCTGGAACCTCAACCAATCACTTTACGCTGTCGCCGGCGGCGGGTTAACGGGCAAAGGACTGGGTGAAGGCACTCAGGCTAAGCTCGGCTACCTGCCACCAACGGTGGCCACCAACGATTTCATTTTCGCGGTCCTGGCTGAGGAGTCGGGATACGTCGGCGCTCTAATTGTCTTAACCCTCTTTTTTGTATTGGTCGCAAATGGCATCCGAATCGCCGGGATGTCTCGTGACCGCTTCGGCGCCTTATTGGCCGTCGGAGTCTCCGTAATATTAATGATCCACGTATTCATCAACATCGGCATGACGATCGGCCTGATGCCCATTACCGGGCTTCCGCTGCCGTTCCTCAGCTACGGTGGTTCCTTTGTTTTAAGCTGCTGTATCCTGCAAGGCCTTATCCAGAGCGTTTATCGCTATCGACGCGATTTCTCCTGA
- a CDS encoding glycosyltransferase, which produces MHDDRGPTVLHFVGAARDVGGTLSYIRSVTRQNGARNILIAQKGFQQTRAPHMKLLRIEEGDYSSLVSPKAVFDSLKQVIWLRRKLVRERSLIFHGHSRGGVLIGITLALLGHQKTVVTIHSNGSHKWFYRLAHRIMADRMIFLCPSMKRYYGLPADNWRDCIPGSVTPIHRRPGKTKPPFFGPGSQRNLTLGGCGIIAEWKRWEIILEALGLLPDELRTRVKFIHIGDPLDEAISRDYAQKLRSLVEQHKLENIVEWRGHQNDVNDFFSEIDLLVHPAENDPFGMAVVESLFAGAPVLASDSVGAADLIKPPENGLTFPTNDARQLAGIITQLVNGERDFPYVNRKTLRPLEPDYLNARWAEVYVKLLEERDAAVR; this is translated from the coding sequence ATGCACGATGACCGCGGCCCGACAGTTTTACACTTTGTGGGAGCCGCCAGGGATGTAGGCGGCACACTCTCCTACATCCGCTCGGTGACGCGTCAAAATGGCGCGCGCAACATCCTCATCGCTCAAAAGGGATTCCAGCAAACGCGGGCACCCCACATGAAGCTGCTGCGCATCGAAGAGGGCGACTATAGCTCACTCGTCTCGCCCAAGGCCGTGTTCGACAGCCTAAAGCAAGTCATTTGGCTGCGCCGCAAACTCGTCCGGGAGCGTAGTTTAATCTTCCACGGGCACTCGCGCGGCGGAGTCCTGATCGGGATCACCCTCGCCCTGCTTGGACACCAAAAGACCGTGGTGACCATCCACAGCAACGGCAGCCATAAGTGGTTTTACCGGCTCGCCCACCGGATCATGGCCGACCGCATGATCTTCCTCTGCCCGTCCATGAAGCGCTACTACGGACTGCCCGCCGACAACTGGCGCGACTGCATTCCGGGCAGCGTAACGCCCATCCACCGCCGCCCCGGCAAGACCAAGCCACCCTTTTTCGGCCCGGGCAGCCAGCGAAACCTCACCCTCGGCGGCTGCGGTATTATCGCGGAGTGGAAGCGCTGGGAAATCATCCTGGAGGCCTTGGGCCTGCTGCCGGACGAACTGCGCACCCGCGTAAAGTTCATCCACATCGGCGACCCGCTGGACGAGGCTATCTCCCGCGACTACGCCCAAAAGCTGCGTTCCCTAGTCGAGCAGCACAAACTGGAAAATATCGTGGAATGGCGCGGCCACCAAAACGACGTCAACGACTTCTTCAGCGAGATCGACCTGCTCGTGCACCCCGCTGAAAACGACCCCTTTGGCATGGCCGTGGTTGAATCGCTCTTTGCTGGTGCCCCCGTCTTGGCCAGTGACTCCGTTGGTGCCGCGGATTTGATTAAACCGCCCGAGAACGGCCTCACCTTCCCCACCAACGACGCGCGTCAACTGGCCGGGATCATCACCCAGCTGGTCAACGGCGAACGCGACTTCCCCTACGTCAACCGCAAGACCCTCCGCCCCCTGGAGCCCGACTACCTCAACGCCCGCTGGGCAGAAGTCTACGTCAAGCTCCTCGAAGAACGCGACGCAGCGGTGCGGTAA
- a CDS encoding SDR family oxidoreductase codes for MADYDLKGRVALVTGGGEGIGRASALALAKAGAKVGVLGRTMENIQKTADEIQDAGGEALPVLADITEADKMQAAMDELVEAYGRLDIVFANAGINGLWAPIEEMSPEDFAKTININVNGTFHTLKFAYPYMKENGGSMIVTASINGTRVFSNTGATAYSASKAAQAAMVKMLALEFASERIRVNVICPGAIESSIDDNTSHGSHDAGEPVEYPEGQVPLTDGKSGSAEDVAKLVLYLSSDDSRHVTGTEIFIDGAQSLLIG; via the coding sequence ATGGCAGATTATGACCTCAAAGGACGCGTGGCGCTGGTGACCGGCGGCGGAGAAGGTATTGGCCGGGCAAGTGCGCTGGCACTGGCCAAGGCGGGTGCCAAAGTCGGTGTTTTGGGGCGCACGATGGAGAATATCCAGAAGACGGCTGACGAGATCCAAGACGCCGGCGGCGAGGCGCTGCCAGTCCTGGCCGACATCACGGAAGCGGATAAAATGCAGGCCGCGATGGATGAGTTGGTCGAGGCTTATGGCCGACTGGACATTGTTTTCGCCAACGCGGGCATCAATGGCCTGTGGGCACCGATTGAGGAAATGTCGCCCGAGGATTTTGCCAAGACGATCAACATCAATGTCAACGGCACGTTCCACACGCTGAAGTTCGCCTATCCCTACATGAAAGAAAACGGCGGGTCGATGATTGTTACGGCGTCGATCAACGGTACGCGGGTGTTTTCCAACACGGGCGCAACGGCCTATTCGGCGTCCAAGGCGGCGCAGGCGGCTATGGTTAAAATGCTGGCGCTGGAGTTTGCCAGTGAGCGCATTCGCGTGAATGTCATATGCCCGGGAGCGATCGAAAGCAGCATCGATGACAACACAAGTCATGGCTCCCACGATGCGGGTGAACCCGTCGAATACCCCGAGGGCCAGGTTCCCCTGACCGATGGAAAATCCGGCTCGGCGGAAGACGTTGCCAAGCTCGTGCTTTACCTATCGAGCGACGATTCCCGGCACGTTACCGGCACAGAGATCTTTATCGACGGTGCTCAATCGCTCCTGATTGGGTAG
- a CDS encoding succinate dehydrogenase cytochrome b subunit gives MSTSKPCRIPSLVKKYLMAISGLVLVGFILGHMLGNLQFFMGPEVINAYAYHLHHLPGAPFSLWAIRGFLLLMLAVHVWMAILLTKENREARPESYLGQKTNVATYASRTMPITGVLILAFIVFHILQYTTRVVPEDYNQTIGESTIEVAHVQLEYFDVYAMMVSGFSSPIISLFYIVTMGLLCMHLSHGVHSMFQSVGLRNESWRPKLKLAAAAFAGLIFIGFASIPAAVLAGAGSGYLAEKEAAWANAPAKSAPAH, from the coding sequence ATGAGCACATCTAAACCCTGTCGCATTCCTTCGCTAGTTAAGAAATACTTAATGGCCATATCCGGGCTTGTCCTGGTTGGTTTCATTCTCGGACACATGCTGGGGAATCTCCAGTTTTTCATGGGCCCGGAAGTAATTAACGCCTATGCCTATCACCTGCATCACCTGCCTGGCGCGCCGTTCAGCCTGTGGGCAATCCGCGGCTTCCTGTTGCTCATGCTCGCTGTCCACGTGTGGATGGCCATCCTGCTGACCAAGGAAAACCGCGAAGCACGGCCGGAGTCTTACCTCGGCCAAAAGACCAACGTGGCCACCTACGCCTCACGCACCATGCCGATCACCGGCGTGCTCATCCTGGCGTTCATCGTTTTCCACATCCTCCAATACACCACGCGCGTCGTGCCGGAGGATTACAACCAGACCATTGGCGAGTCCACCATTGAGGTCGCCCACGTGCAGCTGGAATACTTCGACGTTTACGCAATGATGGTCAGCGGCTTTTCCAGCCCGATCATTTCGCTGTTCTACATCGTCACCATGGGGCTGCTCTGCATGCACCTCAGCCACGGTGTGCACTCGATGTTCCAGTCTGTCGGCCTGCGCAATGAGTCCTGGCGCCCGAAGCTGAAGCTAGCCGCGGCAGCCTTTGCCGGCCTGATCTTCATCGGCTTTGCTTCGATCCCCGCTGCCGTGCTGGCTGGTGCCGGTTCCGGCTACCTCGCCGAAAAGGAAGCCGCCTGGGCCAACGCCCCTGCCAAGTCCGCCCCCGCCCACTAA
- a CDS encoding fumarate reductase/succinate dehydrogenase flavoprotein subunit produces the protein MELNSNIPEGPMDQKWSLHKGKIKLVNPANRRKYHVIVVGSGLAGASAAASLAEMGYQVSCFCYQDSPRRAHSIAAQGGINAAKNYQNDGDSVYRLFYDTVKGGDFRSREANVHRLAEVSVNIIDQMVAQGVPFAREYGGLLANRSFGGAQVSRTFYARGQTGQQLLLGAYSQLSKQIGLGAVKMYNRHEMLELVLVDDDDGKQHAKGIITRNLVTGKIERWAGDTVVLATGGYGNVFFLSTNAQGCNVTAAYRAYKKGAGFANPCYTQIHPTCIPVHGEQQSKLTLMSESLRNDGRIWAPKDKAVAEKIRKGELKASDVAEDDRDYYLERKYPSFGNLAPRDISSRAAKEACDEGRGVASSGLGVFLDFRDAIKRLGKDTIAQRYGNLFDMYQCITGDNPYETPMMIYPAVHYTMGGLWVDYNLESNIPGLFVAGEANFSDHGANRLGASALMQGLADGYFVLPYTLGNYLGEQGIAKAGKITSDHPAFEAAEKSVRERIDKLLSIQGDESPRSFHQRLGKIMWDKCGMARSKQGLEEAIKEIQALRKEFWSRVKVLGDGDELNQELERAGRVADFLEFGELLCRDALMREESCGGHFRVEHQSMPNDPEVKEGLISEGEAKRDDENFAFAGVWEYMGDDVEPKLNKEMLTYEVVHMATRSYK, from the coding sequence ATGGAACTGAATTCCAACATTCCCGAAGGCCCGATGGACCAGAAATGGTCGCTCCACAAGGGCAAGATCAAGCTCGTCAACCCGGCCAATCGCCGGAAATACCACGTCATCGTGGTCGGCTCGGGCCTGGCAGGCGCTTCGGCGGCAGCCTCCCTCGCGGAGATGGGCTATCAGGTGTCGTGCTTCTGCTATCAGGACAGCCCGCGCCGCGCCCACTCGATCGCAGCCCAGGGCGGCATCAACGCGGCTAAGAATTACCAGAATGACGGTGACTCTGTTTACCGCCTGTTCTACGACACCGTCAAGGGTGGCGACTTCCGCAGCCGCGAGGCCAACGTCCACCGCCTCGCCGAAGTCTCGGTGAACATCATCGACCAAATGGTCGCGCAGGGCGTTCCCTTCGCCCGCGAATACGGCGGCCTGCTGGCCAACCGCTCCTTCGGCGGCGCGCAAGTTTCCCGCACGTTTTACGCTCGCGGCCAGACTGGCCAACAGCTGCTCCTCGGCGCTTACTCACAGCTTTCCAAGCAGATCGGCCTCGGCGCGGTCAAGATGTATAACCGCCACGAAATGCTGGAGCTGGTCCTCGTCGATGACGACGACGGTAAGCAGCACGCCAAGGGCATCATCACCCGCAACCTCGTGACCGGCAAGATCGAGCGCTGGGCCGGCGACACCGTCGTCCTCGCTACCGGTGGTTACGGCAACGTCTTCTTCCTGTCGACCAACGCGCAGGGTTGCAACGTCACCGCCGCCTACCGCGCGTATAAGAAAGGCGCCGGCTTCGCCAATCCGTGCTACACGCAGATCCACCCGACCTGCATTCCGGTCCACGGCGAGCAGCAGTCCAAGCTGACGCTCATGTCCGAGTCGCTCCGCAACGATGGCCGTATCTGGGCCCCCAAGGACAAGGCCGTCGCCGAGAAAATTCGCAAGGGTGAGCTTAAGGCCAGCGACGTCGCCGAAGATGATCGCGACTATTATCTGGAGCGCAAGTACCCGAGCTTTGGCAACCTGGCCCCACGCGACATTTCCTCCCGCGCCGCCAAGGAAGCCTGCGACGAAGGTCGTGGCGTCGCCTCCTCTGGCTTGGGCGTGTTCCTGGACTTCCGCGACGCGATCAAGCGCCTCGGCAAGGACACCATTGCCCAACGCTACGGCAACCTCTTTGACATGTATCAGTGCATCACCGGCGACAATCCATACGAGACGCCGATGATGATCTACCCTGCCGTTCACTACACCATGGGCGGCCTCTGGGTGGACTACAATTTGGAGAGCAACATCCCCGGCTTGTTCGTCGCGGGTGAGGCCAACTTCTCCGACCACGGTGCGAACCGCCTCGGTGCCTCCGCCCTCATGCAGGGCTTGGCCGACGGCTATTTCGTTCTGCCCTACACGCTCGGTAATTACCTGGGCGAGCAAGGCATCGCCAAGGCGGGCAAAATCACTTCGGACCACCCGGCCTTCGAGGCTGCGGAGAAGTCAGTCCGCGAGCGCATCGACAAACTGCTTTCCATCCAGGGCGACGAAAGCCCACGCAGCTTCCACCAGCGCCTCGGCAAGATCATGTGGGACAAGTGCGGCATGGCCCGCTCCAAGCAAGGCCTCGAAGAAGCGATCAAGGAAATCCAGGCGCTGCGCAAGGAATTCTGGAGCCGCGTAAAGGTCCTCGGCGACGGCGACGAGCTAAACCAGGAGCTGGAGCGTGCTGGCCGCGTGGCCGACTTCCTGGAGTTCGGCGAGCTGCTCTGCCGCGACGCCCTCATGCGCGAGGAGTCCTGCGGCGGTCATTTCCGCGTCGAGCACCAGTCCATGCCCAACGACCCCGAGGTCAAGGAAGGCCTCATCTCCGAAGGCGAAGCCAAGCGCGACGACGAGAATTTTGCCTTCGCCGGCGTCTGGGAATACATGGGCGACGACGTCGAGCCCAAGCTCAACAAGGAAATGCTCACCTACGAAGTCGTTCACATGGCGACGCGTTCTTACAAGTAG
- a CDS encoding succinate dehydrogenase/fumarate reductase iron-sulfur subunit, producing MQLHLKIWRQKNSDTKGQFVSYELPDVDEGSSFLEMLDIMNEQLVEKGEAPVAFDHDCREGICGMCSLVINGEAHGPERATTACQLHMRHFKDGDTITIEPWRAKAFPVVKDLVVDRTAFDKVIQAGGFITARTGSAPDANEIPIPKPIADEAMDAAACIGCGACVAACPNGSAMLFTSAKVGHLNLLPQGKAEKDQRVMKMVEAMDTAGFGNCTNYGECQAVCPKEITLDFIAKMNRDYAVARVRNFFNKAS from the coding sequence ATGCAACTACACCTAAAGATTTGGCGACAAAAGAATTCTGACACCAAGGGCCAATTCGTCAGCTACGAGCTGCCCGACGTCGACGAAGGCTCATCCTTCCTTGAGATGCTCGACATCATGAACGAGCAGCTTGTGGAGAAAGGCGAGGCACCGGTCGCGTTCGACCACGACTGCCGCGAAGGCATCTGCGGCATGTGCTCGCTCGTCATCAACGGCGAGGCCCACGGCCCCGAGCGCGCCACCACTGCGTGCCAGCTGCATATGCGCCACTTTAAGGACGGCGACACGATCACCATCGAGCCCTGGCGCGCCAAAGCGTTCCCCGTGGTGAAGGACCTCGTCGTCGACCGCACCGCGTTTGACAAGGTCATCCAGGCCGGTGGCTTCATCACCGCCCGCACCGGTTCGGCCCCCGACGCCAACGAAATTCCGATCCCCAAGCCCATCGCGGATGAGGCCATGGACGCCGCCGCCTGCATCGGCTGTGGTGCCTGCGTTGCGGCCTGCCCGAACGGCTCGGCCATGCTTTTCACCTCCGCCAAAGTCGGCCACCTCAACCTGCTTCCGCAGGGCAAGGCCGAGAAGGACCAGCGCGTCATGAAAATGGTCGAGGCCATGGACACTGCTGGTTTCGGCAACTGCACCAACTATGGCGAATGCCAGGCGGTGTGCCCGAAGGAGATCACCCTGGATTTCATCGCTAAGATGAATCGCGATTACGCGGTCGCCCGCGTTCGCAATTTCTTCAATAAGGCTAGCTAA
- a CDS encoding PEP-CTERM sorting domain-containing protein → MPLKTSLGLIGFLGCVATAQAQYDSLSGTFFSNGSAPADNDLPADTEVVNLSGMYTTSLTDGSPGGSYNASAGGTVTYNSAAISSEAAAQANMMADTYANSYASLISGKDMLSFDSAVPFTVNFTISGETAVSFGPGSDINELDSVFSLSVFIPTKNGEGVVTNPAGQFVGSIVASSNGFNLTDSDTDSIAVLLNPGDSLYFSYSTSLNTRVTANAEDTLASLAQAYAAGSFQLDGFEIGGEPAEITVTSDSGTDYTPVPEPSTYATLLGLATLAMAYLTRRRG, encoded by the coding sequence ATGCCGCTTAAAACCAGCCTCGGGCTGATCGGTTTCCTAGGCTGCGTGGCCACTGCCCAAGCCCAATACGACAGCCTTAGCGGTACGTTTTTCTCAAACGGCTCGGCCCCTGCCGACAACGACCTGCCCGCCGACACAGAAGTCGTAAACCTCAGTGGCATGTATACCACCTCGCTGACTGATGGCAGCCCGGGCGGTAGCTATAACGCAAGCGCCGGAGGGACCGTCACCTACAACAGCGCAGCGATCAGCAGCGAAGCCGCAGCCCAGGCAAACATGATGGCCGACACCTATGCTAATAGCTACGCGAGCTTGATCAGCGGTAAAGATATGCTGTCATTCGACTCCGCCGTGCCTTTTACGGTCAACTTCACCATTTCCGGCGAGACCGCCGTGTCGTTTGGCCCAGGCTCTGACATCAACGAGCTCGACTCGGTGTTTTCCCTTTCGGTGTTTATCCCGACGAAGAATGGCGAGGGCGTCGTGACGAACCCGGCCGGTCAATTTGTCGGCAGCATCGTGGCGAGTTCCAATGGATTCAACCTGACTGATTCTGATACCGACTCCATTGCCGTCCTGCTCAATCCAGGCGACTCTCTCTACTTCTCGTATAGCACGTCTCTGAATACGCGCGTAACGGCCAATGCTGAAGACACACTTGCCAGCTTGGCGCAAGCCTACGCCGCCGGCAGCTTTCAATTGGATGGCTTTGAAATCGGCGGCGAACCGGCAGAGATCACCGTGACCTCTGATTCCGGCACTGACTACACGCCCGTCCCTGAGCCCTCCACCTACGCTACCCTGCTGGGCCTGGCGACGCTGGCCATGGCCTACCTGACGCGACGCCGCGGTTAA